Within the Mucilaginibacter sp. CSA2-8R genome, the region AAGACGGCCTTTATTAATTTATATTAATCCTGTTACTTCTTTTCAGGGTAAAGGACAAGTTTAATCAGGTTGTTACCACTCATGTACTTGTTGGCAGTTTCTTTGGTAGATTGTACCGTTACTTTCTGCAAATCGGTAATATGCTGCAATACGGCATCCGGGTTTTCCTGGTTTTGTGAAGCTAATGAAAGCTTGCCAATCCAGAAACTATTTTCTTTAAGCTGCACCTCCGTCGAGCGTTTCTCTTCGGCAGCAAACTTTTGAATGTCTGTGGCCTCAGCACCGTTTTGCCTAAGTTTTTCGATTTCTTCCATCGAGGCGTTAATCAGCTTTTCTACGTTAGCCGGTGCGCAGGTAAAGTAAACGGTGACGCTGTAGCGGCTTTGCGGCAACTTGTTGTACACGGCACGTACCCCCGGCGAGTATACACCGCCTTCTTTTTCGCGCAGACGCTCGGTAAGCTTAATATTCAGAATTTCCTCCAGCGCATCAATCTGCAGATTGTTGTCTTCGTTGTAAGCATAGTCTCCGCTAAACACCAGCTGTACAGTGCTCTTGTCGCCAATACCGCGGTAAACTTCTTTGGTTATTTTACCGGCAGGTGCATGGATGCCCAGGTTTTTGTAGGTTTCTTTGCTGTTGGTGGCAGGCAGGCTGCCTAAGTATTGCTCCAGCAATGGCTTAACTTTTTCTACATCAAAGTTGCCCACCAGCGTAAAGGTAAAGCCCGACGCATCGGCAAAGCGGGATTTATAAAAGCTGAAAGCTTTATCCTGGTTAGCCTGGTCGAGCAGCGCAGCGGTAACGGGCATGCGGCGGAGGTTGTGGTTACCCAATGTAGCAGCTACGGTGTCCTGGTATACGCTGTTTGGGTCGAGGCTGCGGTTGGCCAGAAACGATTTGGTTTGCGTAATGTTAGATTGCCATGTGTCGGCGTCTTTGCGCGGCTGGGTAAAATACAGGTAAATTAATTGCAGCGCGGTTTCAAAATCTTTTGGCGCGGCATATCCATTAATGCCTTCAGTAGCTTCGGCAATATAAGGCGATACTGCAACGTTTTTACCGGCCAGCATTTTGCCTAACTGTATTTGGGTAAAGTTGCCTACTCCGCTGCTGTTTACCGAACTTGCAGCTAAACTGGCCGACGGATAATCGGCATCGCTGGCTAATGAGGTTCCGCCAAAACTGTAACCGTTAATCAATATCTGGTCGTTTTTAAAGTCGGTTGGCTTTAACACTACCTTAACGCCGTTGCCCAGCTTAAGCGTGGTGGTGCCAATGGCGGCATCTTTGGTTTCGCTAACTACTTTGCTGCCGGTTGGGGTTTTAGCCAGTAAAGGCTCTTTGCTAACCTTATCTACATAAGCGCTTACCTGGTGGCCGGCTTCTTTAACCCAGCTTAACAGTGTTTGCTCGGTAGGCAGGTTAGCTTTATCTTTTTCGGGCGCCTGTACCACGATAGTACGGTTTTGGTCGC harbors:
- a CDS encoding insulinase family protein, whose amino-acid sequence is MENAYKEKDKTPSARFVQEYQRNFLKGEAMPGLDFEYAFYKDNIDKIKLSDINAMAGKFISDQNRTIVVQAPEKDKANLPTEQTLLSWVKEAGHQVSAYVDKVSKEPLLAKTPTGSKVVSETKDAAIGTTTLKLGNGVKVVLKPTDFKNDQILINGYSFGGTSLASDADYPSASLAASSVNSSGVGNFTQIQLGKMLAGKNVAVSPYIAEATEGINGYAAPKDFETALQLIYLYFTQPRKDADTWQSNITQTKSFLANRSLDPNSVYQDTVAATLGNHNLRRMPVTAALLDQANQDKAFSFYKSRFADASGFTFTLVGNFDVEKVKPLLEQYLGSLPATNSKETYKNLGIHAPAGKITKEVYRGIGDKSTVQLVFSGDYAYNEDNNLQIDALEEILNIKLTERLREKEGGVYSPGVRAVYNKLPQSRYSVTVYFTCAPANVEKLINASMEEIEKLRQNGAEATDIQKFAAEEKRSTEVQLKENSFWIGKLSLASQNQENPDAVLQHITDLQKVTVQSTKETANKYMSGNNLIKLVLYPEKK